In the genome of Aliidongia dinghuensis, one region contains:
- a CDS encoding zinc-dependent alcohol dehydrogenase family protein — translation MSLPHSMRALVLETYGQPLVARTLPVPTPKAGEVLVRVAASGVNPLDLKIKAGQAAHAQMQPPAVLGIDLAGTVVVVGPGVDRFRPGDEVYGMTGGVGGLQGSLAEYAAVDADLLALKPANLTMREAAALPLIFITAWEGLVDRAAVRAGQKVLVQGGAGGVGHIAIQLAKAYGAEVFATDGAAKREIIERLGATAIDYKTTTVADYVTAHTDGAGFDIVYDTAGGASLDASFEAVRAYGGHVMSCLGWGTHALAPLSFKAATYSGVFTLMPMLTGKHRAHHGEIMAAATKLVEAGKLAPRLDPRRFTLEAVEDAHAALANRSAQGKIVVEVAA, via the coding sequence ATGTCCCTGCCCCATTCGATGCGCGCGCTCGTGCTCGAAACCTACGGCCAGCCGCTGGTCGCCCGAACGCTGCCGGTGCCGACGCCCAAAGCCGGCGAAGTGCTGGTGCGTGTCGCGGCGAGCGGCGTCAATCCGCTCGACCTCAAGATCAAGGCTGGCCAAGCAGCCCACGCCCAGATGCAGCCCCCGGCCGTGCTCGGCATCGATCTCGCCGGCACGGTCGTCGTCGTCGGCCCCGGCGTCGACCGCTTCCGGCCGGGCGACGAGGTCTATGGCATGACCGGCGGCGTCGGCGGCCTGCAGGGCTCGCTCGCGGAATATGCCGCGGTCGATGCCGACCTGCTGGCGCTGAAACCGGCAAACCTCACCATGCGCGAGGCGGCGGCGCTGCCGCTCATCTTCATCACCGCCTGGGAAGGGTTGGTCGATCGTGCCGCTGTCCGCGCCGGTCAGAAGGTGCTGGTCCAGGGCGGCGCCGGCGGCGTCGGCCATATCGCGATCCAGCTCGCCAAGGCCTACGGTGCCGAGGTGTTCGCGACGGACGGCGCCGCCAAGCGGGAGATCATCGAGCGCCTGGGCGCCACGGCGATCGACTACAAGACCACGACCGTCGCCGACTACGTCACGGCCCATACCGACGGCGCGGGCTTCGACATCGTCTATGACACGGCCGGTGGCGCCTCGCTCGATGCGTCGTTTGAGGCGGTCCGCGCCTATGGCGGCCATGTCATGAGCTGCCTCGGCTGGGGCACCCACGCGCTGGCGCCGCTGTCGTTCAAGGCCGCGACCTACTCCGGCGTCTTCACGCTCATGCCGATGCTGACCGGCAAGCACCGCGCCCACCACGGCGAGATCATGGCGGCCGCGACCAAGCTCGTCGAAGCCGGCAAGCTCGCGCCTCGGCTCGATCCGCGCCGCTTCACGCTGGAGGCGGTCGAGGACGCCCATGCTGCGCTCGCGAACCGCTCGGCCCAGGGGAAGATCGTAGTCGAGGTCGCCGCGTAG